Proteins from one Fragaria vesca subsp. vesca linkage group LG6, FraVesHawaii_1.0, whole genome shotgun sequence genomic window:
- the LOC101313226 gene encoding uncharacterized protein LOC101313226 translates to MRRGGGGGHSSGNYRNPCLTMHQPWASLLVYGIKRIEGRSWPAPIRGRLWIHAAGKVPEEATIKAMEAFYREIYAVDGITDIKFPEHYPISRLLGCVEVVGCVRREELAGWEMVPQGVRLEAQTDMCWLCEQPQKLLIPFEMRGYQGVYNLEKKIYEGAIRGLTPVEVPLPVKFPLPNPQDPFSLKPGSISANVDQSRISEVERSSSLNAAIAGAQAAATQFSKKAQPLPTTSLNDTAKSVTVPIKSESFEVSKAMPTHSSESSNEGSRTSNDKNQIRSRDQPASGSFRPHPGAPSKNVYEWRRRGDAQF, encoded by the exons ATGAGAAGAGGAGGTGGAGGAGGACATTCTTCTGGGAATTACAGGAACCCATGTCTGACTATGCACCAGCCATGGGCGTCTCTGCTCGTTTATGGCATCAAACGCATCGAGGGCAGGTCATGGCCTGCTCCCATTAGAG GACGTCTTTGGATTCATGCTGCTGGTAAGGTTCCAGAGGAAGCTACAATCAAAGCAATGGAGGCCTTCTACCGGGAAATTTATGCGGTGGATGGAATCACTGATATCAAGTTTCCCGAACACTATCCAATTTCAAGACTTTTAG GTTGTGTCGAAGTAGTTGGATGTGTTAGACGCGAAGAGTTAGCTGGTTGGGAGATGGTACCTCAAGGG GTGAGGCTAGAAGCACAAACCGATATGTGTTGGCTTTGTGAGCAGCCACAG AAACTGCTAATTCCGTTTGAAATGCGTGGCTACCAAGGTGTCTATAACTTGGAAAAGAAG ATATATGAAGGTGCCATTAGAGGTCTTACACCAGTTGAAGTTCCTCTCCCTGTCAAATTTCCACTTCCAAATCCACAAGATCCATTTTCCTTGAAGCCGGGGTCTATATCTGCAAATGTCGATCAGTCTAGAATATCTGAAGTGGAAAGATCTTCGAGTCTCAATGCAGCCATAGCTGGTGCACAAGCAGCTGCGACACAGTTTTCCAAAAAAGCTCAACCTTTACCAACAACCTCCCTAAATGATACAGCCAAATCTGTGACAGTTCCAATCAAGAGCGAATCTTTTGAAGTGAGTAAAGCAATGCCCACTCATTCCAGTGAGAGCTCAAATGAGGGGTCTAGGACATCAAATGACAAAAATCAAATCAGAAGCCGTGATCAACCTGCTTCTGGATCTTTTAGACCTCATCCTGGTGCACCTTCTAAG AATGTTTATGAATGGAGGAGGCGAGGAGATGCCCAGTTTTGA